Genomic DNA from Psychrobacter sp. P2G3:
GAACCTTTCTTGTGAAAAGGCTTACTGGATTGGGTAAAGTGGAGTAGATACCATACTTCAAAGCAAGGGTCAGATAGAATAGCCTCGAAGTTTTTTTTCTGTCTTATACTTTCAACAGCTGCTTGATAAGTAGGATGTTGATCTTTGTCAAAGACACAATAAACTTTGTCATACTCTACCTCACCTTTAAGTTTGCTAACTCTATATAGTTCCACTGCTGTTGAATAAACAGACATAGGTGCTGATCCACACTTACCTATTATCTGAACATTAGCTGCATTGATCTTATATTTATGTATTAGGCTTTTAAAGTAATTAGGCTCAGTGACTTCGCCTTCACACACAATCAGTATATTCTTGTATTGTCTAAGAAGTTTTGACTTGCGAGATAAATTATTCTTGGGCTGCCTCTTTGACATTATTGTTCCGTTTTTAAAAAATTAGATTGGGAGTCAATAAATGGAACAGCTCCAAATAAACCTTTCAAGTACTGAGCTTCATAGCTTTCACCACGATCCTTTCTCACGCTAAAATCATGCAAAGAGTAAATACGCGAAGCATAATTCTCATCTTTTTCGACAAACCAAATCTGGTCTCGTCTAAAAAGATCTTTTTTCATTAAATGTGTGTCGTGAGTAGTAAATATTAACTGAGCGTTTGTTTTATTAGCATCATTGTCATGAAATTTTTCTATAAGGAATCTAACTAATTTAGGATGTAGATGATTATGCAACTCATCCAAGACCAAAATACTACCTTCGTTTAATGTGTCAATAATAGGGCCTGCAAGGGAAAATAGTTTTTTAGTACCCTCTGATTCTTCCTCAAAATCAATTACCTTATTCTGTCCATCAATCTCTCTAACAGACTGAAGATCAATAATTCCGCCCTCTTTAAAATCTTTGATTATTTGTGATTTTATCTCTTCAGGAATGCCAACAGGGAAAGAAAGTTTATCAATGTCTATTTCTTCTTTTTTAACCAGAAAATCGTCGATACCAATGTCGGCGTATTTAAGAAAATCCAGTATCTGTTTTTTATATGTATTTTCACTGCAAATAGATTTGGTATACCCCTCACCAAAATGGGAGTTAGTATCTGTTGTAATATGTAATTTTTGATCAAACCAGTCATATAACGGTTTTAATTGCTCGCTATTTAGGTTAACTGCATTAGATAAAAATAGGACGTTAGGTCGCGTATTACTCTCCCAATCGCTTTTATTGCCCTTGAATAGACTACTGAAAGTGTAATCATATCCATTTTTTTTATTTTGATCATATTTTCGATAAAAC
This window encodes:
- a CDS encoding ATP-binding protein, whose amino-acid sequence is MLIEFTVKNYRSFKEQATFTMVKSQGEELLSTNTFDPHVPKTPDLLRTSVIYGANSSGKSNLIKALKYMKFLVINSTNFKPNQKIPTDLFSFDSESKDSPIEISISIIASVANHVETSETATNSDNQKLIRYDYGVIFNKEHIIEEWLHAYPKGRVQEWFYRKYDQNKKNGYDYTFSSLFKGNKSDWESNTRPNVLFLSNAVNLNSEQLKPLYDWFDQKLHITTDTNSHFGEGYTKSICSENTYKKQILDFLKYADIGIDDFLVKKEEIDIDKLSFPVGIPEEIKSQIIKDFKEGGIIDLQSVREIDGQNKVIDFEEESEGTKKLFSLAGPIIDTLNEGSILVLDELHNHLHPKLVRFLIEKFHDNDANKTNAQLIFTTHDTHLMKKDLFRRDQIWFVEKDENYASRIYSLHDFSVRKDRGESYEAQYLKGLFGAVPFIDSQSNFLKTEQ
- a CDS encoding RloB family protein gives rise to the protein MSKRQPKNNLSRKSKLLRQYKNILIVCEGEVTEPNYFKSLIHKYKINAANVQIIGKCGSAPMSVYSTAVELYRVSKLKGEVEYDKVYCVFDKDQHPTYQAAVESIRQKKNFEAILSDPCFEVWYLLHFTQSSKPFHKKGSKTASQQVKSETTKLLKQYAKNENHLSILHQNLGTAISNAKQMESRGIKNPYTNVYKIVEEIFEDHKIAIS